In a single window of the Caulobacter soli genome:
- a CDS encoding family 20 glycosylhydrolase codes for MIVFKPFAKRAAQAFASAGASVAVLAFASAGFAATPTLTLTPAPAQATMGQGSFALTAKTRIFVAKGDVEARVVAGQLSDMLFKARGLKPAVVEGAPPAGEAAIVLARGQAASDKPEAYRLEIAPTGVTITAAKRAGLFYGAVSVWQLAVTDEAKEPADLPAVSIDDAPRFAWRGFMLDSARHFQSVDTIKSILDAMAAHKLNTLHWHLVDDQGWRLEIKKYPKLTSEGAWRVPAGAAGKDPKTGKPIRYGGFYTQDQVRELVAYAAARGITVVPEIEMPGHALAPLVAYPQFGMTKAPPREHMGDWGVFPYLYKPSDETFGFLNDVLDEVMDLFPSPYIHVGGDEAVKDQWKASPEVQAQIQALGVKDEHGLQSWFIQRAEKHINSRGRRMIGWDEILEGGLAPNATVMSWRGIDGAVAAASQGHDAVLAPDSTLYMDRRQSASADEPPGRIKIVSLKDVYDFDAAPAALTEAQRAHILGLQANSFTEHMRTDERLEKMTFPRLIAVAENGWTPEASRNWASFAARLPAESARLDVLGVAHDTVPYEPQATLRPADGGQVSVVLASGLGLGEIRYTTDGKAPTKASNLYEAPLAVAPGKTVRARTFLGDAALGRVRDYPVSLIAAQTRNSHQLELCGDGINLSLEDDAPVSGPRAVFAVNLMNPCWVWKGADLSTGLKLTARIGQVPFNFQIGADREKIPLRAPATPDGELEVRIDGCGGERIAALPLGAAARGPALGMVSGVLPKRDGVHDLCLSFTARSVEPTLVLDQVALTSIKTKN; via the coding sequence ATGATCGTATTCAAGCCCTTCGCCAAACGCGCCGCCCAGGCCTTCGCTTCGGCGGGCGCGTCAGTCGCCGTGCTGGCCTTCGCTTCGGCCGGTTTCGCCGCGACGCCGACCCTGACCCTCACTCCGGCGCCCGCCCAGGCGACGATGGGGCAGGGGAGCTTCGCCCTGACCGCCAAGACCCGGATCTTCGTCGCCAAGGGCGATGTCGAGGCCCGCGTCGTGGCCGGCCAACTGTCCGACATGCTCTTCAAGGCCCGGGGCCTGAAGCCCGCCGTGGTCGAGGGCGCGCCGCCCGCCGGCGAGGCCGCCATCGTCCTGGCCCGGGGACAAGCCGCGAGCGACAAGCCCGAGGCCTACAGGCTCGAGATCGCTCCCACCGGCGTCACCATCACCGCCGCCAAGCGCGCGGGCCTGTTCTACGGCGCGGTCAGCGTCTGGCAGTTGGCGGTGACCGACGAGGCCAAGGAGCCGGCCGATCTGCCCGCCGTCAGCATCGACGACGCCCCGCGCTTCGCCTGGCGCGGCTTCATGCTGGACAGCGCCCGTCACTTCCAGAGCGTCGACACCATCAAGTCGATCCTCGACGCCATGGCCGCCCACAAGCTCAATACGCTGCACTGGCACCTGGTCGACGACCAGGGCTGGCGGCTGGAGATCAAAAAGTATCCGAAGCTGACCTCGGAAGGGGCCTGGCGCGTGCCGGCCGGCGCGGCGGGCAAGGATCCCAAGACCGGCAAGCCCATCCGCTACGGCGGTTTCTACACCCAGGACCAGGTGCGTGAGCTGGTCGCCTACGCCGCCGCGCGCGGGATCACCGTCGTGCCCGAGATCGAGATGCCGGGCCACGCCCTGGCGCCGCTGGTGGCCTATCCGCAATTCGGTATGACCAAGGCCCCGCCGCGCGAGCACATGGGCGACTGGGGGGTGTTCCCCTATCTCTACAAGCCCAGCGACGAGACGTTCGGCTTCCTCAACGACGTGCTCGACGAGGTGATGGATCTCTTCCCCTCGCCCTACATCCACGTCGGCGGCGACGAGGCCGTGAAGGACCAGTGGAAGGCCAGTCCCGAGGTCCAGGCCCAGATCCAGGCCCTGGGCGTCAAGGACGAGCACGGTCTGCAGAGCTGGTTCATCCAGAGGGCCGAAAAGCACATCAACAGCCGTGGCCGGCGGATGATCGGCTGGGACGAGATCCTCGAAGGGGGCCTTGCGCCCAACGCCACGGTCATGTCCTGGCGCGGGATCGACGGCGCGGTCGCCGCCGCCTCGCAGGGCCATGACGCGGTGCTGGCGCCTGACAGCACCCTCTATATGGACCGCCGCCAAAGCGCCTCGGCCGACGAGCCGCCCGGCCGGATCAAGATCGTCAGCCTCAAGGACGTCTACGACTTCGACGCCGCCCCGGCGGCCCTGACCGAGGCCCAGCGCGCCCACATCCTGGGCCTGCAGGCCAATTCGTTCACCGAGCACATGCGCACCGACGAGCGGCTGGAGAAGATGACCTTTCCGCGCCTGATCGCCGTGGCCGAGAATGGCTGGACGCCCGAGGCCAGTCGTAACTGGGCCAGCTTCGCCGCCCGCCTGCCCGCCGAGAGCGCGCGGCTGGACGTGCTGGGCGTCGCCCACGACACTGTGCCCTACGAACCCCAGGCGACGCTACGCCCCGCCGACGGCGGTCAGGTCTCGGTCGTCCTGGCCTCGGGCCTGGGACTGGGCGAGATCCGCTACACCACCGACGGCAAGGCCCCGACGAAGGCCTCGAACCTGTACGAAGCGCCCTTGGCGGTCGCGCCGGGCAAGACCGTCCGGGCTCGGACGTTCCTGGGCGACGCCGCCCTGGGCCGTGTCCGCGACTACCCCGTCAGCCTGATAGCGGCCCAGACCCGCAACAGTCACCAGCTGGAGCTCTGCGGCGACGGCATCAACCTGTCGCTGGAGGACGACGCCCCGGTCAGCGGTCCGCGCGCCGTGTTCGCGGTCAATCTGATGAACCCCTGCTGGGTGTGGAAGGGCGCGGACCTCTCGACCGGCCTGAAGCTGACCGCCCGCATCGGCCAGGTTCCGTTCAACTTCCAGATCGGCGCCGACCGCGAGAAGATCCCGCTGCGCGCGCCCGCCACGCCCGACGGCGAGCTGGAGGTGCGGATCGACGGCTGCGGGGGCGAGCGCATCGCCGCCCTTCCGCTGGGCGCCGCCGCGCGCGGACCGGCCCTGGGCATGGTCTCGGGCGTGCTGCCCAAGCGCGACGGCGTCCACGATCTCTGTCTGAGCTTTACAGCCCGAAGCGTCGAGCCGACGCTAGTGCTGGACCAGGTCGCGCTGACCTCAATCAAGACCAAGAACTAA
- the ptsP gene encoding phosphoenolpyruvate--protein phosphotransferase has product MSNLVLSSPLKGWIAPLDETPDAVFAERMLGDGLAIDPLGSTLHAPCDARVIAVHATRHAVTLRADNGAEILMHVGLETVGLGGEGFEVHVKDGDAVKAGDRLISFDLDLLSQRAKSLITPVVITNPDAFQIVRREQDHAASVGDFLMELAPVGGAGAVLAIAEGEVAREVVVPLQHGIHARPAARIAESARKFAAEVALVAVNRRASAKSPVGVMSLAIRHGDRISVVASGPDADFAVAAIVELIEGGMGESAALPPAAAPAAVVEAVRAAPPSEPGLLRGVMAAPGLAIGQAVRFVSADITVVETGAGAGHERAALEDALAQVRAKIEKSAAKGDTARKAILGAHLAFLEDPELTASAHRLIADGKSAGFAWRRAVGGYVEALRGLGDRRLAERVDDLIDLERQVLRALSGEEDEARVLPPGAILLADELLPSQLMGVEAGQVAGFCTAKGGPTSHVAILAAAMGIPAIVAAGPGVLDVTEGAALILDAENGSLRVGPDAAQLAAAQTAIAARHERKAAAKAAAHQESRTADGARIEVFGNVGSLNDALAAAANGAEGSGLLRTEFLFLERETPPDEDEQARQYQAIASALDGRPLIIRTLDVGGDKAAPYLPIPTEENPALGLRGVRVSLWRPHLLKTQLRAILRVKPLGQCKIMVPMIASLDELRAVRAMLEETKREMGITERIELGVMIETPAAAVTADLLAAEADFLSVGTNDLTQYVLAMDRGNPELAARIDALHPAVLRMIDLTCKGAARHQRWVGICGGLASDLVAVPVLVGLGVTELSATAATVPEVKALVRTLNVPACQALARQALDLTSPEAVRDLCKAFQAGA; this is encoded by the coding sequence GTGTCCAATCTCGTACTGTCCTCGCCGCTCAAGGGCTGGATCGCTCCGCTGGACGAGACGCCCGACGCGGTGTTCGCCGAGCGCATGCTGGGCGACGGCCTGGCCATCGACCCGCTGGGCTCGACCCTGCACGCCCCCTGCGACGCTCGGGTGATCGCCGTGCACGCCACGCGCCACGCCGTCACCCTGCGGGCCGACAACGGCGCCGAGATCCTGATGCATGTGGGGCTGGAGACCGTCGGCCTGGGCGGCGAGGGCTTCGAGGTCCACGTCAAGGACGGCGACGCGGTAAAGGCCGGAGACAGGCTGATCAGCTTCGATCTCGACCTGCTCAGCCAGCGCGCCAAGAGCCTGATCACCCCGGTGGTGATCACCAATCCCGACGCCTTCCAGATCGTCCGTCGCGAGCAGGATCACGCCGCCTCGGTCGGCGATTTCCTGATGGAGCTGGCCCCGGTCGGTGGCGCCGGCGCGGTGCTGGCGATCGCCGAGGGCGAGGTGGCGCGCGAGGTCGTGGTGCCGCTGCAGCACGGCATCCACGCCCGTCCGGCCGCGCGCATCGCCGAGAGCGCCCGCAAGTTCGCCGCCGAGGTGGCCCTGGTCGCCGTCAACCGTCGGGCCAGCGCCAAGAGTCCCGTGGGCGTGATGTCCCTAGCCATCCGTCACGGCGACCGCATCAGCGTCGTCGCCTCGGGGCCGGACGCCGACTTCGCCGTCGCCGCCATCGTCGAACTGATCGAGGGCGGCATGGGCGAGAGCGCGGCCCTGCCGCCGGCCGCCGCCCCGGCCGCCGTGGTCGAGGCGGTTCGCGCCGCGCCGCCCAGCGAACCGGGCCTGCTGCGCGGCGTGATGGCGGCCCCGGGCCTGGCGATCGGCCAGGCCGTGCGCTTCGTCTCCGCCGACATCACGGTCGTCGAGACCGGCGCCGGCGCGGGCCACGAGCGCGCCGCCCTGGAAGACGCCCTGGCCCAGGTCCGCGCCAAGATCGAGAAGTCGGCCGCCAAGGGCGACACCGCCCGCAAGGCTATCCTGGGCGCCCACCTGGCGTTCCTGGAAGACCCCGAACTGACCGCCTCGGCCCACCGGCTGATCGCCGACGGCAAGAGCGCGGGCTTCGCCTGGCGCCGCGCCGTGGGCGGCTATGTCGAGGCCCTGCGCGGCCTGGGCGATCGTCGCCTGGCCGAGCGCGTCGACGACCTGATCGACCTGGAACGCCAGGTGCTCCGCGCCCTCTCCGGCGAGGAGGACGAGGCCCGCGTCCTGCCGCCCGGCGCCATCCTGCTGGCCGACGAACTGCTGCCCTCGCAACTGATGGGCGTCGAGGCCGGCCAGGTCGCCGGCTTCTGCACGGCCAAGGGCGGCCCGACCTCGCACGTGGCCATCCTGGCCGCCGCCATGGGCATCCCGGCCATCGTCGCCGCCGGTCCCGGCGTGCTGGACGTCACCGAGGGTGCGGCCCTGATCCTCGACGCCGAGAATGGCAGCTTGCGCGTCGGGCCCGACGCCGCCCAATTGGCCGCCGCCCAGACCGCCATCGCCGCCCGCCACGAGCGCAAGGCCGCCGCCAAGGCCGCCGCCCACCAGGAAAGCCGCACCGCCGACGGCGCGCGGATCGAGGTGTTCGGCAATGTCGGCTCGCTGAACGACGCCCTGGCCGCCGCCGCCAACGGCGCCGAGGGCTCGGGCCTGCTGCGCACCGAGTTCCTGTTCCTGGAGCGCGAGACCCCGCCCGACGAGGACGAGCAGGCCCGCCAGTACCAGGCCATCGCCTCGGCCCTGGACGGCCGTCCGCTGATCATCCGCACCCTGGACGTCGGCGGCGACAAGGCCGCGCCCTACCTGCCGATCCCGACGGAAGAGAACCCGGCCCTGGGCCTGCGCGGCGTGCGCGTCTCGCTGTGGCGGCCGCACCTCTTGAAGACCCAGCTGCGGGCCATCCTGCGGGTCAAGCCGCTGGGCCAGTGCAAGATCATGGTCCCGATGATCGCCAGCCTCGACGAGCTGCGCGCCGTCCGCGCCATGCTGGAAGAGACCAAGCGCGAGATGGGGATCACCGAGCGGATCGAGCTGGGGGTGATGATCGAGACCCCGGCCGCCGCCGTCACCGCCGACCTGCTGGCCGCCGAGGCCGATTTCCTGTCGGTCGGCACCAACGACCTGACCCAGTACGTGCTGGCCATGGACCGGGGCAATCCGGAGCTGGCCGCCCGCATCGACGCCCTGCACCCCGCCGTGCTGCGGATGATCGACCTGACCTGCAAGGGCGCGGCCAGGCATCAGCGCTGGGTCGGCATCTGCGGGGGCCTGGCGTCCGACCTCGTCGCCGTGCCGGTGCTGGTGGGCCTGGGCGTCACCGAGCTGTCGGCCACGGCCGCGACGGTGCCGGAAGTGAAGGCCCTGGTCCGCACCCTGAACGTGCCGGCCTGCCAGGCCCTGGCTCGCCAGGCGCTGGACCTGACCTCGCCCGAGGCCGTCCGAGATCTTTGCAAAGCCTTTCAGGCTGGAGCGTAA
- the nagE gene encoding N-acetylglucosamine-specific PTS transporter subunit IIBC, translating to MKSPLEFLQPLGRALMLPIAVLPVAGLLLRLGQPDLLNIAFIAAAGDAIFSNLGLLFAIGVAVGFARENNGAAGLAGVVCFLIATEGSKALLHVPPDVTAGLIKAHADLASAAYKAKALAKLSVPIGIASGLIGGVFYNRFSTFKLPEYLAFFSGRRFVPIISGVAGLLIAVLIGFGYDGINGAVDGASRAIVGSGELGLLVYGFLNRILIVTGLHHILNNIAWFVIGDYHGATGDLRRFFADDPTAGGFMSGFFPVMMFGLPAACLAMYHTARPEKKKAVGGMLTSLALTSFLTGVTEPIEFSFMFLAPLLYAVHAVLTGVAMAVMNALDIKLGFTFSAGLFDYVLNFGKATHPLWLLPLGALYAGVYYGLFRFFILKFDLKTPGREADDEAAAEAATTGGGRGADFVQALGGAANLVSVDACTTRLRLIVADQGAVSEPALKALGARGVVKPSDKALQVVLGPIADGVAGEIRAALSGMKGGAPAPAKPVATVAKASVALPTSADGSRAETLVAALGGSANVEAVGACSSRLRLVVRDNGRVDEAALAALDSRGVVRVGERAVHVVLGPDAERIGEAVRCLLPA from the coding sequence ATGAAGTCCCCGCTCGAATTCCTCCAGCCCCTGGGCCGCGCCCTGATGCTGCCCATCGCCGTCCTGCCGGTGGCGGGACTGCTGCTGCGCCTGGGCCAGCCCGACCTGCTGAACATCGCCTTCATCGCCGCCGCCGGCGACGCGATCTTCTCCAACCTGGGCCTGCTGTTCGCCATCGGCGTGGCCGTGGGCTTCGCGCGCGAGAACAACGGCGCGGCGGGCCTGGCGGGCGTGGTCTGTTTCCTGATCGCCACCGAGGGCTCCAAGGCCCTGCTGCACGTACCGCCGGACGTCACGGCGGGCCTGATCAAGGCCCATGCCGACCTGGCCTCAGCGGCCTACAAGGCCAAGGCCCTGGCCAAGCTGAGCGTGCCGATCGGCATCGCCTCGGGCCTGATCGGCGGGGTGTTCTACAACCGCTTCTCGACCTTCAAGCTGCCCGAATACCTGGCCTTCTTCAGCGGCCGGCGCTTCGTGCCGATCATCAGCGGCGTGGCCGGCCTGTTGATCGCGGTGCTGATCGGCTTCGGCTATGACGGGATCAATGGCGCGGTCGACGGGGCCAGCCGGGCCATCGTCGGCTCGGGCGAGCTGGGCCTGCTGGTCTATGGGTTCCTCAACCGGATCCTGATCGTCACCGGCCTGCACCACATCCTCAACAACATCGCCTGGTTCGTGATCGGCGACTACCACGGCGCCACCGGCGACCTGCGCCGCTTCTTCGCCGACGACCCGACCGCCGGCGGCTTCATGAGCGGGTTCTTCCCGGTGATGATGTTCGGCCTGCCCGCCGCGTGCCTGGCCATGTACCACACGGCCCGTCCGGAGAAGAAAAAGGCGGTCGGCGGCATGCTGACCTCGCTGGCCCTGACCTCGTTCCTGACCGGGGTGACCGAGCCGATCGAGTTCAGCTTCATGTTCCTGGCCCCGCTGCTCTATGCGGTGCACGCGGTGCTGACGGGCGTGGCCATGGCGGTGATGAACGCTCTGGACATCAAGCTGGGCTTCACCTTCTCGGCGGGCCTGTTCGACTATGTGCTGAACTTCGGCAAGGCGACCCACCCGCTGTGGCTGCTGCCCCTGGGGGCGCTCTATGCCGGGGTCTATTACGGCCTGTTCCGCTTCTTCATCCTCAAGTTCGACCTGAAGACCCCGGGCCGCGAGGCCGATGACGAGGCCGCCGCCGAGGCCGCCACGACCGGCGGCGGGCGTGGGGCCGACTTCGTCCAAGCCCTCGGCGGCGCGGCCAACCTGGTGTCGGTCGACGCCTGCACCACGCGTCTGCGCCTGATCGTCGCCGATCAGGGCGCGGTCAGCGAACCGGCGCTCAAGGCCCTGGGCGCGCGGGGCGTGGTCAAGCCCTCGGACAAGGCCCTGCAGGTCGTGTTGGGTCCGATCGCCGACGGCGTGGCCGGCGAGATCCGCGCGGCCCTAAGCGGGATGAAGGGGGGAGCGCCGGCGCCCGCCAAGCCCGTGGCGACGGTCGCCAAGGCCTCCGTCGCCCTGCCCACCTCCGCCGACGGCAGCCGGGCCGAGACCCTGGTCGCCGCCCTGGGCGGCTCGGCCAATGTCGAGGCGGTCGGGGCCTGCTCCAGCCGCCTGCGCCTGGTGGTCCGCGACAACGGCCGCGTGGACGAGGCCGCGCTCGCCGCCCTGGACTCGCGCGGCGTGGTCCGGGTGGGCGAGCGCGCCGTGCACGTGGTGCTGGGCCCCGACGCCGAGCGGATCGGCGAGGCGGTGCGTTGCCTGCTGCCCGCCTGA
- a CDS encoding dienelactone hydrolase family protein, with translation MSETLTIQTPDGPFQALVVRPTTTAPVPVIVVIQEIFGVNDGIRQIAGEIAAQGYIAVCPDMFWRFEPALALSDHKPDDVEKAIGFYGRYDFDKGVSDLVATVAAARTLKGASGKVGVTGYCLGGLMTFRTLAASDADVGVAYYGGGTDNYVDEGARITQPLLMHLAGDDEYIGAAAQAKIHAALDGNPHIEIHTYPGRNHAFARPNGDAYDAADATTANARTAAFFKAHLG, from the coding sequence GTGAGCGAGACCCTGACCATCCAGACGCCCGACGGCCCGTTCCAGGCCCTCGTGGTGCGCCCGACCACCACCGCCCCGGTCCCCGTGATCGTGGTGATCCAGGAGATCTTCGGCGTCAATGACGGCATCCGGCAGATCGCCGGCGAGATCGCCGCTCAGGGCTATATCGCCGTGTGCCCCGACATGTTCTGGCGCTTCGAGCCGGCCCTGGCCCTGTCGGACCACAAGCCGGACGACGTCGAGAAGGCCATCGGCTTCTACGGCCGCTACGACTTCGACAAGGGCGTGAGCGACCTGGTGGCCACGGTCGCCGCCGCGCGGACCCTGAAAGGCGCGTCGGGCAAGGTCGGGGTGACCGGCTACTGCCTGGGCGGACTGATGACCTTCCGGACCCTGGCGGCCAGCGACGCCGACGTCGGCGTGGCCTATTACGGCGGCGGCACCGACAACTATGTCGACGAGGGCGCGCGGATCACCCAGCCGCTGCTGATGCACCTGGCCGGTGACGACGAATATATCGGCGCGGCGGCCCAGGCGAAGATCCACGCCGCCCTGGACGGCAATCCCCATATCGAGATCCACACCTATCCCGGCCGCAACCACGCCTTCGCGCGGCCCAACGGCGACGCCTATGACGCGGCCGACGCCACGACCGCCAACGCCCGCACGGCCGCCTTCTTCAAGGCGCACCTGGGCTAG